A single window of Falco rusticolus isolate bFalRus1 chromosome 6, bFalRus1.pri, whole genome shotgun sequence DNA harbors:
- the DSE gene encoding dermatan-sulfate epimerase isoform X2: MRTHTRGAPSVFFIHAVCFAFACGAREDPDVMVPFVNANYDSYPMLYFSKGDMEALRLQAATTHQHIAARLTEAVQTMLSNPLEYLPPWDPKEFSARWNEIYGNNLGALAMFCVLFPENIEAINMAKDYMERMAAQPSWLVKDAPWDEVPLAHSLVGFATAYDFLYSYLSKTQQERFLEVIANASGYMYETSYRRGWGFQYLHNHQPTNCVALLAGSLVLMNQGYLQEAYLWTKQVLAIMEKSVVLLQEVTDGSLYEGVAYGSYTTRSLFQYVFLVQRHFDINHFSHPWLKQHFAFMYRTVLPGFQRTVAIADSNYNWFYGPESQLVFLDKFVMRNGSGNWLAEQIRRNRVVEGPGTPSKGQRWCTLHTEFLWYDASLRSVPPPDYGIPKLHYFEDWGVVTYGSALPAEINRPFLSFKSGKLGGRAIYDIVHKNKYKEWIKGWRNFNAGHEHPDQNSFTFAPNGVPFITEALYGPKYTFFNNVLMFSPAVAKSCFSPWEGQVTEDCSSKWLKYKHDLAGDCQGRVVAAMERSGVVFIRGEGVGAYNPKLKLRKLQRNLILLHPQLLLLVDQIHLEDDSPLEAATSFFHNVDVPFEETVVDDVHGAFIRHRDGIYKMYWMDDTGHSEKATIASRMYPRGYPYNGTNYVNVTTLLRHPVTRAIYLFIGPSVDVQSFTVRGDSPQLDVFVTTSEHAYAVYLWPIEDGSRSAFAQVIADRQKIVFDRASAIRSSNVPEVKDYVGIVERNLQHFKPVFQHLEKQILSRVRNTASFRKTAERLLRFSDKRQTEEAIDRIFAISQRQQQQQHGRAKKNRKVAKGYKFIDAVPDIFAQIEVNERKVRQKAQTQAQKELPVDEDEEMKDLLDFADITYVKHKTGVSVKGRSGLAQMVTTARSSAPSISASYTRLFLILNIAIFFVMLAMQLTYFQKAKRLHGQRCLYAILLVDSCILLWLYSSCSQSQC; the protein is encoded by the exons ATGAGGACTCACACACGGGGAGCCCCAAGTGTGTTTTTCATACACGCGGTTTGCTTCGCCTTTGCCTGCGGTGCCAGGGAGGACCCGGACGTGATGGTTCCTTTTGTCAATGCCAACTATGACAGCTACCCCATGCTCTACTTCTCCAAAGGGGACATGGAGGCTCTGCGTCTCCAGGCTGCCACCACACACCAGCACATTGCAGCTCGCCTGACTGAGGCAGTACAAACGATGCTGTCTAATCCCCTGGAGTACCTTCCTCCCTGGGACCCGAAGGAGTTCAGCGCTCGGTGGAATGAAATATATGGCAACAACCTTGGGGCTCTGGCGATGTTCTGTGTGCTCTTCCCTGAAAACATCGAGGCCATCAACATGGCCAAGGATTACATGGAGAGGATGGCGGCTCAGCCTAGTTG GTTAGTGAAGGATGCCCCATGGGATGAGGTCCCTCTTGCTCACTCCTTAGTTGGTTTTGCCACTGCGTATGACTTCTTGTACAGCTACCTTAGCAAGACTCAACAGGAGAGATTTCTTGAGGTCATTGCCAATGCCTCAGGATATATGTACGAAACATCATACAGACGTGGATGGGGCTTCCAGTACCTCCACAACCACCAGCCTACCAACTGTGTGGCCCTGCTGGCTGGAAGCCTGGTTCTGATGAATCAAG gctacCTTCAAGAAGCTTACTTGTGGACCAAGCAAGTGTTGGCAATCATGGAGAAGTCAGTagtcctgctgcaggaggtcaCAGATGGCTCCCTCTATGAAGGCGTAGCTTATGGCAGCTACACAACCAGATCGCTGTTTCAGTACGTGTTTCTTGTCCAAAGGCACTTTGATATCAATCACTTCAGCCATCCCTGGCTCAAGCAGCACTTTGCATTTATGTACAGGACTGTCCTGCCAG GGTTTCAGAGAACTGTGGCCATTGCGGATTCCAACTATAACTGGTTCTACGGGCCAGAGAGCCAGCTGGTGTTTCTTGACAAATTTGTCATGCGCAACGGCAGTGGGAACTGGTTGGCAGAGCAGATCAGAAGGAACAGAGTGGTGGAGGGCCCAGGAACACCATCCAAAGGGCAGAGGTGGTGCACTCTCCACACTGAATTTCTCTG GTATGATGCAAGTTTGCGCTCTGTACCTCCGCCAGACTATGGGATTCCTAAGCTGCATTATTTTGAGGACTGGGGAGTGGTAACCTATGGAAGTGCTTTGCCAGCTGAAATCAACAggcctttcctttccttcaagTCAGGAAAGCTGGGAGGACGTGCAATATATGATATTGTTCATAAGAACAAGTACAAAGAGTGGATCAAGGGGTGGAGGAACTTTAACGCTGGCCACGAACACCCGGACCAGAACTCCTTTACATTTGCTCCCAACGGCGTACCTTTCATAACAGAAGCTCTATATGGGccaaaatatactttttttaataatgtgttGATGTTTTCCCCTGCTGTGGCCAAGAGCTGCTTCTCCCCATGGGAAGGGCAGGTTACAGAAGACTGTTCCTCGAAGTGGCTTAAATATAAACACGACTTGGCTGGTGACTGTCAGGGACGAGTGGTTGCCGCCATGGAGAGAAGCGGGGTGGTTTTTATCAGGGGAGAAGGAGTGGGAGCGTATAATCCTAAACTGAAGCTGAGAAAATTGCAAAGAAACCTCATACTTCTCCACCCCCAGCTTCTCTTGCTAGTGGACCAAATCCATCTAGAAGATGACAGCCCCCTGGAGGCAGCGACCAGCTTCTTCCACAACGTGGATGTGCCTTTTGAAGAAACAGTTGTTGATGATGTCCATGGGGCCTTTATTAGGCACCGTGATGGGATATATAAGATGTACTGGATGGATGACACTGGCCACAGCGAGAAAGCTACCATCGCCTCAAGGATGTATCCCCGGGGCTACCCGTACAATGGAACAAACTACGTGAATGTAACCACCCTCCTGCGGCACCCCGTCACGAGGGCCATTTACCTTTTCATCGGGCCCTCCGTTGACGTGCAGAGCTTCACCGTCCGCGGAGATTCTCCGCAGCTGGATGTTTTCGTTACCACCAGTGAGCACGCCTACGCGGTGTACCTGTGGCCCATTGAGGATGGGTCCCGCTCTGCCTTTGCACAGGTAATTGCGGACCGCCAAAAAATTGTCTTTGACAGAGCTTCTGCCATTAGAAGCTCCAACGTGCCAGAAGTGAAGGACTACGTAGGGATCGTGGAGAGGAACCTGCAGCATTTTAAGCCTGTTTTCCAGCATCTTGAGAAGCAGATTTTGTCTCGTGTACGCAACACAGCTAGCTTTAGGAAGACTGCTGAGCGCCTGCTGAGGTTTTCAGATAAGAGACAGACAGAGGAGGCCATTGACAGGATATTTGCAATctcacagaggcagcagcagcagcagcacggcagagcaaagaaaaacagaaaggtagCCAAAGGCTACAAATTTATTGATGCCGTTCCTGACATTTTTGCACAAATTGaggtaaatgaaagaaaagtgcGACAAAAGGCACAGACTCAAGCACAAAAAGAGTTGCCTGTAGATGAAGATGAGGAAATGAAAGATCTTCTGGATTTCGCAGATATCACTTATGTGAAGCACAAAACTGGGGTCTCAGTCAAAGGCCGATCAGGGCTGGCACAGATGGTGACAACTGCTCGAAGTAGTGCCCCATCAATATCAGCTTCTTATACCCGCCTCTTTCTAATTCTCaacattgctattttttttgtcatgttagCAATGCAGCTCACGTATTTCCAGAAGGCAAAGAGACTGCATGGCCAAAGATGTCTGTATGCAATACTTTTAGTAGACAGCTGTATATTATTGTGGCTGTATTCTTCCTGTTCTCAGTCACAATGTTAG
- the DSE gene encoding dermatan-sulfate epimerase isoform X1, producing MRTHTRGAPSVFFIHAVCFAFACGAREDPDVMVPFVNANYDSYPMLYFSKGDMEALRLQAATTHQHIAARLTEAVQTMLSNPLEYLPPWDPKEFSARWNEIYGNNLGALAMFCVLFPENIEAINMAKDYMERMAAQPSWLVKDAPWDEVPLAHSLVGFATAYDFLYSYLSKTQQERFLEVIANASGYMYETSYRRGWGFQYLHNHQPTNCVALLAGSLVLMNQGYLQEAYLWTKQVLAIMEKSVVLLQEVTDGSLYEGVAYGSYTTRSLFQYVFLVQRHFDINHFSHPWLKQHFAFMYRTVLPGFQRTVAIADSNYNWFYGPESQLVFLDKFVMRNGSGNWLAEQIRRNRVVEGPGTPSKGQRYDASLRSVPPPDYGIPKLHYFEDWGVVTYGSALPAEINRPFLSFKSGKLGGRAIYDIVHKNKYKEWIKGWRNFNAGHEHPDQNSFTFAPNGVPFITEALYGPKYTFFNNVLMFSPAVAKSCFSPWEGQVTEDCSSKWLKYKHDLAGDCQGRVVAAMERSGVVFIRGEGVGAYNPKLKLRKLQRNLILLHPQLLLLVDQIHLEDDSPLEAATSFFHNVDVPFEETVVDDVHGAFIRHRDGIYKMYWMDDTGHSEKATIASRMYPRGYPYNGTNYVNVTTLLRHPVTRAIYLFIGPSVDVQSFTVRGDSPQLDVFVTTSEHAYAVYLWPIEDGSRSAFAQVIADRQKIVFDRASAIRSSNVPEVKDYVGIVERNLQHFKPVFQHLEKQILSRVRNTASFRKTAERLLRFSDKRQTEEAIDRIFAISQRQQQQQHGRAKKNRKVAKGYKFIDAVPDIFAQIEVNERKVRQKAQTQAQKELPVDEDEEMKDLLDFADITYVKHKTGVSVKGRSGLAQMVTTARSSAPSISASYTRLFLILNIAIFFVMLAMQLTYFQKAKRLHGQRCLYAILLVDSCILLWLYSSCSQSQC from the exons ATGAGGACTCACACACGGGGAGCCCCAAGTGTGTTTTTCATACACGCGGTTTGCTTCGCCTTTGCCTGCGGTGCCAGGGAGGACCCGGACGTGATGGTTCCTTTTGTCAATGCCAACTATGACAGCTACCCCATGCTCTACTTCTCCAAAGGGGACATGGAGGCTCTGCGTCTCCAGGCTGCCACCACACACCAGCACATTGCAGCTCGCCTGACTGAGGCAGTACAAACGATGCTGTCTAATCCCCTGGAGTACCTTCCTCCCTGGGACCCGAAGGAGTTCAGCGCTCGGTGGAATGAAATATATGGCAACAACCTTGGGGCTCTGGCGATGTTCTGTGTGCTCTTCCCTGAAAACATCGAGGCCATCAACATGGCCAAGGATTACATGGAGAGGATGGCGGCTCAGCCTAGTTG GTTAGTGAAGGATGCCCCATGGGATGAGGTCCCTCTTGCTCACTCCTTAGTTGGTTTTGCCACTGCGTATGACTTCTTGTACAGCTACCTTAGCAAGACTCAACAGGAGAGATTTCTTGAGGTCATTGCCAATGCCTCAGGATATATGTACGAAACATCATACAGACGTGGATGGGGCTTCCAGTACCTCCACAACCACCAGCCTACCAACTGTGTGGCCCTGCTGGCTGGAAGCCTGGTTCTGATGAATCAAG gctacCTTCAAGAAGCTTACTTGTGGACCAAGCAAGTGTTGGCAATCATGGAGAAGTCAGTagtcctgctgcaggaggtcaCAGATGGCTCCCTCTATGAAGGCGTAGCTTATGGCAGCTACACAACCAGATCGCTGTTTCAGTACGTGTTTCTTGTCCAAAGGCACTTTGATATCAATCACTTCAGCCATCCCTGGCTCAAGCAGCACTTTGCATTTATGTACAGGACTGTCCTGCCAG GGTTTCAGAGAACTGTGGCCATTGCGGATTCCAACTATAACTGGTTCTACGGGCCAGAGAGCCAGCTGGTGTTTCTTGACAAATTTGTCATGCGCAACGGCAGTGGGAACTGGTTGGCAGAGCAGATCAGAAGGAACAGAGTGGTGGAGGGCCCAGGAACACCATCCAAAGGGCAGAG GTATGATGCAAGTTTGCGCTCTGTACCTCCGCCAGACTATGGGATTCCTAAGCTGCATTATTTTGAGGACTGGGGAGTGGTAACCTATGGAAGTGCTTTGCCAGCTGAAATCAACAggcctttcctttccttcaagTCAGGAAAGCTGGGAGGACGTGCAATATATGATATTGTTCATAAGAACAAGTACAAAGAGTGGATCAAGGGGTGGAGGAACTTTAACGCTGGCCACGAACACCCGGACCAGAACTCCTTTACATTTGCTCCCAACGGCGTACCTTTCATAACAGAAGCTCTATATGGGccaaaatatactttttttaataatgtgttGATGTTTTCCCCTGCTGTGGCCAAGAGCTGCTTCTCCCCATGGGAAGGGCAGGTTACAGAAGACTGTTCCTCGAAGTGGCTTAAATATAAACACGACTTGGCTGGTGACTGTCAGGGACGAGTGGTTGCCGCCATGGAGAGAAGCGGGGTGGTTTTTATCAGGGGAGAAGGAGTGGGAGCGTATAATCCTAAACTGAAGCTGAGAAAATTGCAAAGAAACCTCATACTTCTCCACCCCCAGCTTCTCTTGCTAGTGGACCAAATCCATCTAGAAGATGACAGCCCCCTGGAGGCAGCGACCAGCTTCTTCCACAACGTGGATGTGCCTTTTGAAGAAACAGTTGTTGATGATGTCCATGGGGCCTTTATTAGGCACCGTGATGGGATATATAAGATGTACTGGATGGATGACACTGGCCACAGCGAGAAAGCTACCATCGCCTCAAGGATGTATCCCCGGGGCTACCCGTACAATGGAACAAACTACGTGAATGTAACCACCCTCCTGCGGCACCCCGTCACGAGGGCCATTTACCTTTTCATCGGGCCCTCCGTTGACGTGCAGAGCTTCACCGTCCGCGGAGATTCTCCGCAGCTGGATGTTTTCGTTACCACCAGTGAGCACGCCTACGCGGTGTACCTGTGGCCCATTGAGGATGGGTCCCGCTCTGCCTTTGCACAGGTAATTGCGGACCGCCAAAAAATTGTCTTTGACAGAGCTTCTGCCATTAGAAGCTCCAACGTGCCAGAAGTGAAGGACTACGTAGGGATCGTGGAGAGGAACCTGCAGCATTTTAAGCCTGTTTTCCAGCATCTTGAGAAGCAGATTTTGTCTCGTGTACGCAACACAGCTAGCTTTAGGAAGACTGCTGAGCGCCTGCTGAGGTTTTCAGATAAGAGACAGACAGAGGAGGCCATTGACAGGATATTTGCAATctcacagaggcagcagcagcagcagcacggcagagcaaagaaaaacagaaaggtagCCAAAGGCTACAAATTTATTGATGCCGTTCCTGACATTTTTGCACAAATTGaggtaaatgaaagaaaagtgcGACAAAAGGCACAGACTCAAGCACAAAAAGAGTTGCCTGTAGATGAAGATGAGGAAATGAAAGATCTTCTGGATTTCGCAGATATCACTTATGTGAAGCACAAAACTGGGGTCTCAGTCAAAGGCCGATCAGGGCTGGCACAGATGGTGACAACTGCTCGAAGTAGTGCCCCATCAATATCAGCTTCTTATACCCGCCTCTTTCTAATTCTCaacattgctattttttttgtcatgttagCAATGCAGCTCACGTATTTCCAGAAGGCAAAGAGACTGCATGGCCAAAGATGTCTGTATGCAATACTTTTAGTAGACAGCTGTATATTATTGTGGCTGTATTCTTCCTGTTCTCAGTCACAATGTTAG
- the DSE gene encoding dermatan-sulfate epimerase isoform X3 translates to MYETSYRRGWGFQYLHNHQPTNCVALLAGSLVLMNQGYLQEAYLWTKQVLAIMEKSVVLLQEVTDGSLYEGVAYGSYTTRSLFQYVFLVQRHFDINHFSHPWLKQHFAFMYRTVLPGFQRTVAIADSNYNWFYGPESQLVFLDKFVMRNGSGNWLAEQIRRNRVVEGPGTPSKGQRWCTLHTEFLWYDASLRSVPPPDYGIPKLHYFEDWGVVTYGSALPAEINRPFLSFKSGKLGGRAIYDIVHKNKYKEWIKGWRNFNAGHEHPDQNSFTFAPNGVPFITEALYGPKYTFFNNVLMFSPAVAKSCFSPWEGQVTEDCSSKWLKYKHDLAGDCQGRVVAAMERSGVVFIRGEGVGAYNPKLKLRKLQRNLILLHPQLLLLVDQIHLEDDSPLEAATSFFHNVDVPFEETVVDDVHGAFIRHRDGIYKMYWMDDTGHSEKATIASRMYPRGYPYNGTNYVNVTTLLRHPVTRAIYLFIGPSVDVQSFTVRGDSPQLDVFVTTSEHAYAVYLWPIEDGSRSAFAQVIADRQKIVFDRASAIRSSNVPEVKDYVGIVERNLQHFKPVFQHLEKQILSRVRNTASFRKTAERLLRFSDKRQTEEAIDRIFAISQRQQQQQHGRAKKNRKVAKGYKFIDAVPDIFAQIEVNERKVRQKAQTQAQKELPVDEDEEMKDLLDFADITYVKHKTGVSVKGRSGLAQMVTTARSSAPSISASYTRLFLILNIAIFFVMLAMQLTYFQKAKRLHGQRCLYAILLVDSCILLWLYSSCSQSQC, encoded by the exons ATGTACGAAACATCATACAGACGTGGATGGGGCTTCCAGTACCTCCACAACCACCAGCCTACCAACTGTGTGGCCCTGCTGGCTGGAAGCCTGGTTCTGATGAATCAAG gctacCTTCAAGAAGCTTACTTGTGGACCAAGCAAGTGTTGGCAATCATGGAGAAGTCAGTagtcctgctgcaggaggtcaCAGATGGCTCCCTCTATGAAGGCGTAGCTTATGGCAGCTACACAACCAGATCGCTGTTTCAGTACGTGTTTCTTGTCCAAAGGCACTTTGATATCAATCACTTCAGCCATCCCTGGCTCAAGCAGCACTTTGCATTTATGTACAGGACTGTCCTGCCAG GGTTTCAGAGAACTGTGGCCATTGCGGATTCCAACTATAACTGGTTCTACGGGCCAGAGAGCCAGCTGGTGTTTCTTGACAAATTTGTCATGCGCAACGGCAGTGGGAACTGGTTGGCAGAGCAGATCAGAAGGAACAGAGTGGTGGAGGGCCCAGGAACACCATCCAAAGGGCAGAGGTGGTGCACTCTCCACACTGAATTTCTCTG GTATGATGCAAGTTTGCGCTCTGTACCTCCGCCAGACTATGGGATTCCTAAGCTGCATTATTTTGAGGACTGGGGAGTGGTAACCTATGGAAGTGCTTTGCCAGCTGAAATCAACAggcctttcctttccttcaagTCAGGAAAGCTGGGAGGACGTGCAATATATGATATTGTTCATAAGAACAAGTACAAAGAGTGGATCAAGGGGTGGAGGAACTTTAACGCTGGCCACGAACACCCGGACCAGAACTCCTTTACATTTGCTCCCAACGGCGTACCTTTCATAACAGAAGCTCTATATGGGccaaaatatactttttttaataatgtgttGATGTTTTCCCCTGCTGTGGCCAAGAGCTGCTTCTCCCCATGGGAAGGGCAGGTTACAGAAGACTGTTCCTCGAAGTGGCTTAAATATAAACACGACTTGGCTGGTGACTGTCAGGGACGAGTGGTTGCCGCCATGGAGAGAAGCGGGGTGGTTTTTATCAGGGGAGAAGGAGTGGGAGCGTATAATCCTAAACTGAAGCTGAGAAAATTGCAAAGAAACCTCATACTTCTCCACCCCCAGCTTCTCTTGCTAGTGGACCAAATCCATCTAGAAGATGACAGCCCCCTGGAGGCAGCGACCAGCTTCTTCCACAACGTGGATGTGCCTTTTGAAGAAACAGTTGTTGATGATGTCCATGGGGCCTTTATTAGGCACCGTGATGGGATATATAAGATGTACTGGATGGATGACACTGGCCACAGCGAGAAAGCTACCATCGCCTCAAGGATGTATCCCCGGGGCTACCCGTACAATGGAACAAACTACGTGAATGTAACCACCCTCCTGCGGCACCCCGTCACGAGGGCCATTTACCTTTTCATCGGGCCCTCCGTTGACGTGCAGAGCTTCACCGTCCGCGGAGATTCTCCGCAGCTGGATGTTTTCGTTACCACCAGTGAGCACGCCTACGCGGTGTACCTGTGGCCCATTGAGGATGGGTCCCGCTCTGCCTTTGCACAGGTAATTGCGGACCGCCAAAAAATTGTCTTTGACAGAGCTTCTGCCATTAGAAGCTCCAACGTGCCAGAAGTGAAGGACTACGTAGGGATCGTGGAGAGGAACCTGCAGCATTTTAAGCCTGTTTTCCAGCATCTTGAGAAGCAGATTTTGTCTCGTGTACGCAACACAGCTAGCTTTAGGAAGACTGCTGAGCGCCTGCTGAGGTTTTCAGATAAGAGACAGACAGAGGAGGCCATTGACAGGATATTTGCAATctcacagaggcagcagcagcagcagcacggcagagcaaagaaaaacagaaaggtagCCAAAGGCTACAAATTTATTGATGCCGTTCCTGACATTTTTGCACAAATTGaggtaaatgaaagaaaagtgcGACAAAAGGCACAGACTCAAGCACAAAAAGAGTTGCCTGTAGATGAAGATGAGGAAATGAAAGATCTTCTGGATTTCGCAGATATCACTTATGTGAAGCACAAAACTGGGGTCTCAGTCAAAGGCCGATCAGGGCTGGCACAGATGGTGACAACTGCTCGAAGTAGTGCCCCATCAATATCAGCTTCTTATACCCGCCTCTTTCTAATTCTCaacattgctattttttttgtcatgttagCAATGCAGCTCACGTATTTCCAGAAGGCAAAGAGACTGCATGGCCAAAGATGTCTGTATGCAATACTTTTAGTAGACAGCTGTATATTATTGTGGCTGTATTCTTCCTGTTCTCAGTCACAATGTTAG
- the DSE gene encoding dermatan-sulfate epimerase isoform X4: MGLPVPPQPPAYQLCGPAGWKPGSDESRYDASLRSVPPPDYGIPKLHYFEDWGVVTYGSALPAEINRPFLSFKSGKLGGRAIYDIVHKNKYKEWIKGWRNFNAGHEHPDQNSFTFAPNGVPFITEALYGPKYTFFNNVLMFSPAVAKSCFSPWEGQVTEDCSSKWLKYKHDLAGDCQGRVVAAMERSGVVFIRGEGVGAYNPKLKLRKLQRNLILLHPQLLLLVDQIHLEDDSPLEAATSFFHNVDVPFEETVVDDVHGAFIRHRDGIYKMYWMDDTGHSEKATIASRMYPRGYPYNGTNYVNVTTLLRHPVTRAIYLFIGPSVDVQSFTVRGDSPQLDVFVTTSEHAYAVYLWPIEDGSRSAFAQVIADRQKIVFDRASAIRSSNVPEVKDYVGIVERNLQHFKPVFQHLEKQILSRVRNTASFRKTAERLLRFSDKRQTEEAIDRIFAISQRQQQQQHGRAKKNRKVAKGYKFIDAVPDIFAQIEVNERKVRQKAQTQAQKELPVDEDEEMKDLLDFADITYVKHKTGVSVKGRSGLAQMVTTARSSAPSISASYTRLFLILNIAIFFVMLAMQLTYFQKAKRLHGQRCLYAILLVDSCILLWLYSSCSQSQC; the protein is encoded by the exons ATGGGGCTTCCAGTACCTCCACAACCACCAGCCTACCAACTGTGTGGCCCTGCTGGCTGGAAGCCTGGTTCTGATGAATCAAG GTATGATGCAAGTTTGCGCTCTGTACCTCCGCCAGACTATGGGATTCCTAAGCTGCATTATTTTGAGGACTGGGGAGTGGTAACCTATGGAAGTGCTTTGCCAGCTGAAATCAACAggcctttcctttccttcaagTCAGGAAAGCTGGGAGGACGTGCAATATATGATATTGTTCATAAGAACAAGTACAAAGAGTGGATCAAGGGGTGGAGGAACTTTAACGCTGGCCACGAACACCCGGACCAGAACTCCTTTACATTTGCTCCCAACGGCGTACCTTTCATAACAGAAGCTCTATATGGGccaaaatatactttttttaataatgtgttGATGTTTTCCCCTGCTGTGGCCAAGAGCTGCTTCTCCCCATGGGAAGGGCAGGTTACAGAAGACTGTTCCTCGAAGTGGCTTAAATATAAACACGACTTGGCTGGTGACTGTCAGGGACGAGTGGTTGCCGCCATGGAGAGAAGCGGGGTGGTTTTTATCAGGGGAGAAGGAGTGGGAGCGTATAATCCTAAACTGAAGCTGAGAAAATTGCAAAGAAACCTCATACTTCTCCACCCCCAGCTTCTCTTGCTAGTGGACCAAATCCATCTAGAAGATGACAGCCCCCTGGAGGCAGCGACCAGCTTCTTCCACAACGTGGATGTGCCTTTTGAAGAAACAGTTGTTGATGATGTCCATGGGGCCTTTATTAGGCACCGTGATGGGATATATAAGATGTACTGGATGGATGACACTGGCCACAGCGAGAAAGCTACCATCGCCTCAAGGATGTATCCCCGGGGCTACCCGTACAATGGAACAAACTACGTGAATGTAACCACCCTCCTGCGGCACCCCGTCACGAGGGCCATTTACCTTTTCATCGGGCCCTCCGTTGACGTGCAGAGCTTCACCGTCCGCGGAGATTCTCCGCAGCTGGATGTTTTCGTTACCACCAGTGAGCACGCCTACGCGGTGTACCTGTGGCCCATTGAGGATGGGTCCCGCTCTGCCTTTGCACAGGTAATTGCGGACCGCCAAAAAATTGTCTTTGACAGAGCTTCTGCCATTAGAAGCTCCAACGTGCCAGAAGTGAAGGACTACGTAGGGATCGTGGAGAGGAACCTGCAGCATTTTAAGCCTGTTTTCCAGCATCTTGAGAAGCAGATTTTGTCTCGTGTACGCAACACAGCTAGCTTTAGGAAGACTGCTGAGCGCCTGCTGAGGTTTTCAGATAAGAGACAGACAGAGGAGGCCATTGACAGGATATTTGCAATctcacagaggcagcagcagcagcagcacggcagagcaaagaaaaacagaaaggtagCCAAAGGCTACAAATTTATTGATGCCGTTCCTGACATTTTTGCACAAATTGaggtaaatgaaagaaaagtgcGACAAAAGGCACAGACTCAAGCACAAAAAGAGTTGCCTGTAGATGAAGATGAGGAAATGAAAGATCTTCTGGATTTCGCAGATATCACTTATGTGAAGCACAAAACTGGGGTCTCAGTCAAAGGCCGATCAGGGCTGGCACAGATGGTGACAACTGCTCGAAGTAGTGCCCCATCAATATCAGCTTCTTATACCCGCCTCTTTCTAATTCTCaacattgctattttttttgtcatgttagCAATGCAGCTCACGTATTTCCAGAAGGCAAAGAGACTGCATGGCCAAAGATGTCTGTATGCAATACTTTTAGTAGACAGCTGTATATTATTGTGGCTGTATTCTTCCTGTTCTCAGTCACAATGTTAG